The following coding sequences are from one Polyangiaceae bacterium window:
- a CDS encoding tetratricopeptide repeat protein codes for MNRRIHFAFFTVALMLMSPIAHAEEKEAARQEAQKLYQDAAKDMDQGQYRRACPKLDAAREIMPGHVRTAMTLAECYDKLGQPATALIVFEDARILASAEGKLDKVAEIDSKLATLASRVPRLTLAVSRNVAALSGFSIVRNGVPIPVTQWGEAVPVNPGTYHIKVTALDKAPWQTSAEIQIGQAVTIDITPPWSVPAGPPPKTVENDKSSDPRTNPAPPIVQRSSRLRTAGFVGIGIGVVGVGVGAILGGLAVSKNNDSDDGHCKPNNVCDQIGFDLRTEARTMGNASTALFIVGGLATAGGVILVTASPSPGKGQEAKARAGLWIGPSGVGIRGQW; via the coding sequence ATGAATCGACGAATCCACTTCGCCTTCTTCACAGTCGCGCTCATGCTCATGTCACCCATTGCCCATGCTGAGGAAAAGGAGGCGGCAAGGCAAGAAGCACAGAAGCTTTACCAAGATGCCGCAAAGGACATGGACCAGGGCCAGTATCGGCGCGCATGTCCGAAGCTCGACGCAGCGCGCGAGATCATGCCGGGCCATGTTCGCACGGCCATGACATTGGCTGAGTGTTACGATAAATTGGGGCAACCCGCGACGGCGCTGATTGTGTTCGAAGATGCTAGAATCCTTGCATCTGCAGAGGGGAAATTGGACAAGGTCGCGGAAATCGACAGCAAGCTCGCGACGCTTGCTTCGCGAGTGCCGAGGCTGACGCTTGCCGTTTCTCGAAACGTAGCCGCATTGTCAGGGTTTTCGATTGTGCGTAATGGTGTTCCGATACCCGTAACGCAATGGGGTGAGGCGGTACCGGTGAATCCGGGGACATACCATATCAAAGTGACCGCTTTGGATAAAGCCCCGTGGCAGACTTCTGCCGAGATCCAGATCGGCCAGGCCGTGACAATCGATATTACGCCGCCGTGGAGCGTCCCTGCCGGGCCACCTCCCAAAACAGTTGAGAATGACAAGTCCAGCGACCCACGCACGAATCCAGCTCCCCCCATCGTTCAGCGAAGTTCGCGGCTACGTACTGCTGGATTTGTGGGAATTGGCATCGGTGTTGTGGGCGTCGGCGTGGGCGCGATACTGGGGGGTTTGGCGGTGTCCAAAAACAATGACAGCGATGACGGTCATTGCAAACCGAACAATGTCTGCGATCAGATCGGCTTTGATCTCCGGACCGAGGCTCGAACGATGGGAAATGCGTCCACCGCTTTGTTCATTGTGGGAGGCTTGGCCACAGCCGGCGGCGTAATTCTCGTGACGGCGTCTCCTTCGCCGGGAAAAGGCCAAGAGGCAAAAGCACGAGCGGGTCTCTGGATTGGGCCGAGCGGCGTCGGCATCCGAGGACAGTGGTGA
- a CDS encoding suppressor of fused domain protein, whose amino-acid sequence MSDDKPSRSPGGSDILRHEARAREFEPPAASTGTEEIEQHFARVFGEPQSVFHEIVSDIVHIDVHIIPPRPVRDHWTLFTTGMSDLPMNVPKHIEGAEQFAFAELMLMLPASWEVGSDVERWYWPLRWLKQLARLPHEYNTWLGALHTIPNGDPPKPFSPETNLCCWLLLPPVGVDEADQTITLKDGRVVNIYCLLALHREEVSLKLNKGGEALIEALDAAGVSEVLQIDRPPAVRKKLFGLF is encoded by the coding sequence ATGAGCGACGACAAACCCAGCCGATCGCCCGGGGGCAGCGACATCTTGCGCCACGAAGCACGGGCGCGTGAATTCGAGCCGCCCGCGGCGTCCACCGGCACCGAAGAGATCGAACAGCACTTCGCCCGCGTGTTCGGGGAACCCCAGAGCGTCTTTCACGAGATCGTGTCGGACATCGTGCATATCGACGTGCACATCATCCCGCCGCGTCCCGTGCGTGACCATTGGACACTTTTCACGACGGGCATGAGCGATTTGCCGATGAACGTGCCCAAGCACATCGAAGGTGCCGAGCAATTCGCCTTTGCCGAGCTGATGTTGATGCTCCCGGCGTCTTGGGAGGTCGGGAGCGACGTAGAGCGCTGGTATTGGCCCCTTCGATGGCTCAAGCAGCTCGCAAGACTGCCGCACGAGTACAACACGTGGCTCGGAGCGTTGCATACGATCCCCAATGGCGATCCGCCGAAACCTTTTTCGCCCGAAACCAACCTTTGCTGCTGGCTTTTGCTGCCACCCGTGGGTGTGGACGAGGCTGATCAAACAATCACGCTGAAAGACGGACGCGTCGTGAACATTTATTGTTTGCTCGCCCTCCACCGCGAAGAGGTGAGCCTCAAGCTGAACAAGGGCGGGGAAGCTCTGATCGAAGCGTTGGATGCGGCTGGCGTGAGCGAAGTATTGCAAATTGATCGCCCACCGGCGGTACGAAAGAAATTGTTCGGTTTGTTCTGA
- a CDS encoding response regulator transcription factor: MSRNQAHVSPKLTHRQREVAYLLSRTGLSYKEVAARLEIREGTMRKHAENIYRRLGVQSRAELMIAMLQDSADISPTS, encoded by the coding sequence GTGTCACGAAATCAAGCGCATGTATCACCGAAACTCACGCACAGGCAACGAGAAGTCGCGTACTTGCTTTCTCGAACGGGGCTTTCCTACAAGGAGGTTGCCGCGCGCCTCGAAATCCGCGAAGGGACGATGCGTAAACACGCGGAAAATATCTATCGCCGACTGGGCGTGCAATCACGAGCCGAGCTCATGATTGCGATGTTACAGGACTCGGCAGACATCTCGCCAACGTCATAG
- a CDS encoding sigma-70 family RNA polymerase sigma factor, translating into MSRPNRPKITKELLERTIAGEFQAARECYAILQAIFRFRVVKVLAGNCSPETVEDLSHETFVALLDDDGRLIRAWDPERASFETYSGLIAEQRAVEYARKKKEELFLGNQASKLQEAAIDSSRWPDRIAASNELRQKVFTVLWEELDKQGRRVFELLYNERRNVKEICALMNMNEPAVYAWRSRFGRRIEEIAAMIGGEGWER; encoded by the coding sequence ATGTCTCGTCCGAATAGGCCGAAGATTACGAAGGAGCTCCTCGAGCGGACGATCGCTGGTGAATTCCAAGCGGCGCGTGAGTGCTATGCCATCCTCCAGGCGATCTTCCGCTTCAGGGTCGTGAAGGTGCTCGCTGGGAACTGTTCGCCAGAAACTGTTGAGGATCTTAGTCACGAAACTTTCGTCGCCCTGCTGGACGACGATGGTCGTCTCATACGAGCATGGGATCCTGAACGAGCGTCGTTCGAGACCTACTCCGGGCTCATCGCAGAGCAGCGGGCCGTCGAGTATGCGCGCAAGAAGAAGGAAGAGCTTTTTCTGGGCAACCAGGCTTCGAAGCTGCAGGAAGCTGCCATCGATAGCAGTCGGTGGCCGGACCGTATCGCCGCGTCGAACGAGTTGCGGCAAAAGGTCTTTACAGTTCTGTGGGAAGAACTCGACAAGCAAGGGCGGCGAGTATTCGAGCTTCTCTACAATGAACGCCGTAACGTCAAAGAAATCTGCGCGCTGATGAACATGAATGAGCCCGCCGTGTATGCTTGGCGAAGCCGGTTTGGACGTCGCATCGAAGAGATCGCCGCGATGATTGGAGGTGAAGGGTGGGAACGCTGA
- a CDS encoding protein kinase — MQHTVHSGEILLGKYRVERVLGQGGMGVVVAARHVHLGELFAIKMLLPSGLSHPDAVERFLREARAAAKLKGEHVARVHDVGILEDGAPYMVMEHLAGNDLKQIVKSRGGLPLEEAALYVYQACEAVAEAHANGVVHRDLKPANLFLIRRPNGTPCVKVLDFGISKELDPNNTVGSDLTKTGAFMGSPLYMSPEQMANIKATDMRSDIWGLGVILYELTTGKLPFTAQAVTELVTKVLATEPLPPSQVRPDIPQAFDAIVLKCLEKRPEHRFQSVHELMGQLLPYASASAPQVLAAAALPMAPPRPEMASMPTTVVLAAAPDVETNPSISESNSGGASNPAGLIVAPTHSSLTGGAWGTTNKATERRKDKLMLALAVAGLGLAALLGVAFIATRSSTPASASKAEPIKIPTSTVAPMGTASQATPAPNNEPDPAPTASAQESPPQAIAEPTTVPTAEPTAPKTEPTAPTAQEHEPSQSKPAKAAGPSKPASTSSRKSSVADFND; from the coding sequence ATGCAGCACACTGTGCATTCGGGCGAAATTTTGCTGGGCAAGTACCGAGTCGAGCGAGTGCTCGGACAGGGTGGCATGGGCGTCGTCGTCGCAGCACGCCACGTGCACCTTGGGGAGCTCTTTGCCATCAAGATGTTGCTTCCCTCCGGGCTTTCACACCCAGACGCCGTTGAACGATTTCTGCGTGAAGCGCGCGCTGCCGCAAAGCTCAAGGGGGAACACGTCGCTCGCGTCCACGACGTTGGGATTCTCGAGGACGGCGCGCCGTACATGGTGATGGAGCATCTGGCAGGCAATGACCTCAAGCAGATTGTGAAGAGCCGCGGCGGCTTGCCACTCGAGGAAGCAGCACTCTACGTGTACCAAGCGTGCGAAGCCGTAGCCGAAGCCCATGCCAACGGCGTCGTACATCGGGACTTGAAGCCCGCCAACCTGTTTCTCATTCGACGACCCAACGGCACGCCCTGCGTCAAGGTCCTCGACTTTGGCATCTCCAAAGAGCTCGACCCGAACAACACCGTAGGCTCGGATTTGACGAAAACCGGCGCATTCATGGGGTCCCCTCTGTACATGTCGCCCGAGCAGATGGCGAACATCAAGGCCACGGACATGCGTTCCGACATCTGGGGGCTTGGCGTCATTCTATACGAGCTCACCACGGGCAAACTACCATTCACTGCCCAAGCCGTAACGGAGCTCGTGACGAAAGTTCTTGCAACGGAGCCGCTGCCTCCGAGCCAAGTTCGTCCGGACATACCCCAAGCGTTCGATGCAATCGTGCTCAAGTGCCTCGAAAAACGCCCCGAGCACCGCTTTCAATCCGTGCACGAATTGATGGGCCAGTTGCTACCGTACGCGAGCGCAAGCGCACCGCAAGTATTGGCAGCAGCGGCTCTACCAATGGCGCCTCCTCGTCCTGAAATGGCGTCGATGCCGACGACAGTGGTGCTGGCGGCTGCGCCAGATGTGGAAACGAATCCATCTATTTCGGAATCCAATTCCGGAGGGGCATCAAATCCTGCCGGGCTGATCGTCGCGCCAACACACTCTAGCCTAACTGGTGGAGCATGGGGCACAACGAACAAAGCAACGGAGCGCAGAAAAGACAAATTGATGCTGGCACTGGCGGTGGCAGGGCTTGGCCTCGCCGCACTGCTCGGCGTGGCATTCATCGCGACGAGGTCGAGTACGCCAGCTTCTGCAAGCAAAGCCGAGCCAATCAAGATTCCGACTTCGACTGTAGCGCCAATGGGTACAGCGTCGCAGGCTACGCCCGCGCCGAACAACGAACCCGATCCAGCGCCGACAGCCAGTGCGCAGGAATCACCACCCCAAGCAATCGCGGAGCCTACAACTGTGCCCACTGCGGAGCCCACGGCACCGAAGACGGAGCCAACAGCGCCGACCGCTCAGGAACACGAGCCATCGCAATCAAAGCCCGCCAAAGCTGCAGGGCCAAGCAAACCAGCAAGCACCTCCAGCAGGAAGAGCTCCGTTGCGGATTTCAACGATTGA
- a CDS encoding protein kinase, with product MGTLTANRRTKASPTSSADDVVLDDPRWEALAAGEATPEDVAQLRAWSERSVTAKAAWEALQPVTKTRLDELTTRALREVEARKQSRAEGHGSEILGGKYRLLERHSQGVWESIWEAENIISGRPVVIKSAHGEELIRQMQQETRYLQRISHPNVLTLLDSGETSEGSFYIVTERLDGENLREILKEKRRLDLAQALRITRQVASALEAVHAAGLIHRDISSSTIFLHRTESGFVAKLMGFARCKDMRSSSHLEDRFTFKAFRYPSPEQLKDPRRVTELTDIWSLGILIYEMLTGERPFRAPDVAEVMRQIMTKSVPPPSLIRPTLPTSWDELVLRCTARAPEERFQTVGNVLAMLSTIESELCERTTAARAFPPESVPPQNAEPLQYDDAIIENTSPLPSHPYRRARTQPMIEALQPTVEPPNQEAQLPPKVEDVPKKPDVLRRNSFIIANIAVFVVVVVTLVALESAPSQLQTYALVVESILLMCMAIGTERLYRRLRKTEAALTETRGKLQPTLHRIQSLEADNKRRIGWLDTTDQELNWYRNELQKRPILERKTYRILTIGVKGTGKTSLTLKWVNPLVDLGTIEGTMVERYERTVSQVRTRDRLVEHVFEVYDWPGAHIVDAQQELLTVEIHGILMVVDLGGKDARQIDQHRIVEQLDEFNPQTLKFFLSAQTITSCKTVVLFINKSDLFPGSLDDAEAHAKALYAPLIESLMQYETQLDVKVFVGSARNGHSLHHLFGHLVEQILPTSAYDAQLLQRLEGSER from the coding sequence GTGGGAACGCTGACCGCGAACCGTCGCACGAAGGCCTCCCCGACGTCATCGGCTGATGATGTTGTTCTCGACGATCCTCGTTGGGAAGCGCTTGCCGCCGGCGAAGCCACGCCTGAGGATGTCGCGCAATTGCGAGCATGGTCGGAGCGGTCGGTGACCGCCAAAGCGGCGTGGGAAGCACTTCAACCAGTCACGAAGACTCGCCTCGATGAGCTCACGACCCGGGCCCTGCGTGAGGTAGAGGCGCGCAAACAGAGCAGAGCGGAGGGCCATGGCAGCGAGATCCTGGGCGGCAAATACAGATTGCTCGAGCGTCATAGTCAGGGCGTTTGGGAGAGCATCTGGGAGGCCGAGAACATCATCTCAGGGCGACCTGTAGTCATCAAAAGCGCGCATGGCGAAGAGCTGATCCGGCAAATGCAGCAAGAAACGCGCTATTTGCAACGGATTTCTCACCCCAACGTCCTTACGTTACTCGACAGTGGCGAAACGTCGGAGGGCTCGTTCTACATTGTAACGGAACGCCTCGACGGTGAAAATCTCCGCGAAATTTTGAAAGAAAAGAGGCGACTCGACCTTGCGCAAGCGCTGCGAATCACCCGGCAGGTGGCATCGGCGCTCGAGGCCGTACATGCGGCGGGACTCATCCACCGCGACATCAGTTCTTCGACTATTTTTCTTCATCGAACAGAATCTGGCTTCGTGGCGAAATTGATGGGTTTCGCACGCTGCAAAGATATGCGGTCGTCAAGTCACTTGGAAGATCGCTTCACCTTCAAGGCATTCAGGTACCCGAGCCCCGAACAGTTGAAGGACCCGCGGCGCGTAACTGAGCTAACCGATATTTGGTCATTAGGTATTTTGATCTATGAAATGCTGACTGGTGAAAGGCCATTTCGAGCACCTGATGTTGCTGAGGTGATGCGCCAGATCATGACGAAATCCGTGCCGCCACCGTCGTTGATCCGCCCCACTCTGCCGACTTCATGGGACGAATTGGTCCTGCGGTGCACGGCGAGAGCACCTGAAGAGCGATTCCAAACGGTTGGAAATGTCTTAGCGATGCTATCGACCATTGAATCCGAGCTTTGTGAGCGGACGACAGCGGCCAGAGCTTTTCCACCTGAATCAGTACCGCCGCAAAATGCCGAACCGTTGCAATACGACGACGCAATCATTGAGAACACATCCCCTCTTCCTTCTCACCCGTATCGACGTGCCAGAACGCAACCAATGATCGAGGCACTTCAACCGACCGTCGAGCCGCCCAACCAAGAGGCGCAGCTACCGCCGAAGGTCGAGGATGTGCCCAAGAAACCAGATGTCTTGCGTCGAAACTCTTTCATTATCGCGAACATAGCCGTCTTCGTCGTCGTCGTTGTTACGCTCGTGGCTCTGGAATCAGCGCCATCGCAATTGCAGACGTACGCATTGGTCGTCGAATCCATTTTGCTGATGTGCATGGCAATTGGTACCGAGCGACTCTATCGTCGTTTGCGCAAAACGGAAGCGGCCTTGACGGAGACTCGAGGAAAACTTCAACCCACGCTTCATCGAATACAATCGCTCGAAGCCGACAACAAGCGCCGGATCGGATGGCTCGACACCACGGACCAAGAGCTGAATTGGTATCGGAACGAATTGCAAAAACGGCCGATCCTCGAACGAAAGACTTACCGCATCCTCACCATCGGGGTGAAAGGAACGGGAAAGACCTCCCTGACGCTCAAGTGGGTCAATCCGCTCGTTGACCTCGGCACGATCGAGGGAACGATGGTCGAACGATATGAACGCACAGTGAGTCAAGTGCGCACACGTGATAGGCTGGTGGAACACGTATTCGAAGTGTACGATTGGCCTGGCGCACATATCGTCGATGCGCAACAAGAGCTCCTCACGGTGGAGATCCACGGCATCTTGATGGTCGTGGATTTGGGCGGGAAGGACGCACGCCAAATCGACCAACACCGCATCGTGGAGCAACTCGACGAATTCAACCCGCAAACGCTGAAATTTTTCTTGAGCGCGCAGACGATTACATCATGTAAAACCGTCGTGCTCTTCATTAACAAAAGCGACTTGTTTCCTGGATCACTCGATGATGCCGAGGCGCACGCGAAGGCGCTCTACGCGCCGCTCATTGAAAGTCTCATGCAATACGAAACGCAACTCGATGTGAAAGTCTTCGTCGGCTCGGCGAGAAATGGCCATTCTCTGCACCACCTTTTTGGCCATCTTGTCGAGCAGATTCTACCTACATCGGCGTATGATGCACAATTGCTACAACGCCTCGAGGGATCCGAACGCTGA